The following proteins are encoded in a genomic region of Methanoculleus oceani:
- the gatB gene encoding Asp-tRNA(Asn)/Glu-tRNA(Gln) amidotransferase subunit GatB, whose amino-acid sequence MKTIVGLEIHVQLATRTKLFCGCSTDYRDDEPNTHCCPVCLGLPGALPRLNRKAVEYGLKVAKALDMRVPEESEFARKNYFYPDLPKAYQITQYDKPLAVEGTVEIEDDEGHEKIVRITRVHLEEDPGRLVHVAGASKYSLVDYNRSGIPLLEIVTEPDMRSPQEARRFLNKLRTILEYLGVFDGDREGSLRVDANISLEGSERVEVKNISSYKGVEKALTFEVTRQKNLLRRGQTVTRETRHFMEGRGITTSARGKEEEHDYRYFPEPDLRPLRVADRVAEIDLPELPVARKNRFMAQYGISLNHARTLTGDPKLADFFEAVAGVDPVLAATWVADTLLGELNYRDMSIAAVPADRIAELLDLLKSETITDKAGVQVLREMLDACAAGKPCEPPAVIVEREGLARATGGEFTPIVQAVIAANPQAVEDYRTGKKGALNFLVGQVMKETRGRADPRELGRIVSECLDTGGV is encoded by the coding sequence ATGAAGACGATCGTCGGGCTCGAGATCCACGTCCAGCTCGCGACCAGAACGAAGCTCTTCTGCGGATGCTCGACGGACTACCGCGACGACGAGCCCAACACCCACTGCTGTCCGGTCTGTCTCGGCCTGCCCGGAGCGCTCCCGCGCCTGAACAGAAAGGCAGTCGAGTACGGCCTTAAGGTGGCAAAAGCCCTCGATATGAGGGTCCCGGAAGAGTCGGAGTTCGCCCGGAAGAACTACTTCTACCCCGACCTCCCGAAGGCCTACCAGATCACCCAGTACGACAAACCGCTCGCGGTCGAGGGGACGGTCGAGATCGAGGACGACGAAGGGCACGAAAAGATCGTCCGGATCACCCGGGTGCACCTCGAAGAGGACCCGGGAAGGCTCGTCCACGTCGCGGGCGCCTCGAAGTACTCGCTCGTCGACTATAACCGGTCGGGGATACCCCTCCTTGAGATCGTCACCGAACCGGATATGCGGTCTCCGCAGGAGGCCCGCCGGTTCCTCAACAAGCTCCGGACGATCCTCGAGTACCTCGGGGTCTTCGACGGCGACCGGGAGGGCTCCCTCCGCGTGGACGCAAACATATCGCTCGAGGGCTCCGAGCGGGTCGAGGTCAAGAACATCTCCTCCTACAAGGGCGTCGAGAAAGCCCTCACCTTCGAGGTGACCCGGCAGAAGAACCTGCTCCGGCGCGGGCAGACGGTGACGAGAGAGACCCGACACTTCATGGAAGGACGGGGTATCACCACCTCCGCCCGGGGCAAGGAGGAGGAGCACGACTACCGCTACTTCCCGGAGCCCGATCTGCGGCCGCTCCGGGTCGCGGACCGGGTGGCGGAGATCGACCTCCCCGAACTGCCCGTCGCCCGGAAGAACCGGTTCATGGCGCAGTACGGTATATCGCTCAACCACGCCCGGACCCTGACCGGCGACCCGAAACTCGCCGACTTCTTTGAGGCGGTCGCCGGCGTCGACCCGGTTCTCGCCGCCACCTGGGTGGCCGATACCCTGCTCGGGGAACTCAACTACCGCGACATGAGCATCGCCGCCGTCCCGGCCGACCGCATCGCGGAACTCCTCGACCTCCTCAAGTCCGAGACCATCACCGACAAAGCCGGCGTCCAGGTGCTCAGAGAGATGCTCGATGCTTGCGCCGCCGGCAAGCCCTGCGAACCTCCCGCCGTGATCGTGGAACGCGAGGGGCTCGCCAGGGCCACGGGTGGCGAGTTCACCCCGATCGTGCAGGCGGTGATCGCCGCGAACCCGCAGGCGGTGGAGGATTACCGGACCGGTAAGAAAGGAGCCCTGAACTTCCTCGTGGGGCAGGTGATGAAGGAGACCCGCGGCAGGGCGGACCCGCGGGAGCTCGGGCGAATCGTATCCGAGTGTCTCGATACAGGGGGGGTGTAA